A stretch of Mycobacterium sp. ITM-2016-00316 DNA encodes these proteins:
- a CDS encoding adenylate/guanylate cyclase domain-containing protein, with amino-acid sequence MPETSYAPCGELSLAYQIFGAGPVELVFVGPMVSHIELFWTMPEFKSFFDQLAAFCRVVLFDKAGVGLSDPVPRVRTLDDRVTEIEAVLDAAGFSRAAIFGMSEGGAQAVYFAAKRPQRTRALIIYGSFAYLSGGGWDEVLGDPEALSAHLVGELGAKYTPSLEQIRRIQAFARAARSQWGSGASAMALTPSVRSLRQLAMFERMASSPGMARATMESNFHIDLRPVLPTLRVPTLVAHARGDGVPVQCGRYLADHIPGAKYLEVDGVDHAPWLTEPDTILTGIEELLTGGHGAAPPAHRALRTVLFTDIVSSTQHAATAGDERWRAVIERFGEINAERVQRFGGAVVKSTGDGHLATFDGPTQAIHCAEALHAEAEMLGFEIRVGIHTGECELLDADIAGIAVHIAARIMGQAGAGEIVVSRTVRDLVVGSGKSFTDRGSVELRGVPGSWQLLAVDRHGARSDSAEAHLASTPTPGPRATMHRTDRAVEVLARRTPWMLRGVARLSPISGRGPKTG; translated from the coding sequence ATGCCCGAAACCTCGTACGCGCCATGCGGCGAGTTGAGCCTGGCGTATCAGATCTTCGGCGCCGGACCGGTCGAGCTTGTCTTCGTCGGACCGATGGTCAGCCATATCGAACTGTTCTGGACCATGCCCGAATTCAAGTCGTTCTTCGATCAGCTGGCCGCATTCTGCCGCGTCGTGCTGTTCGACAAAGCCGGTGTCGGACTGTCGGATCCGGTGCCCCGGGTGCGCACCCTCGATGACCGGGTGACCGAGATCGAGGCCGTCCTGGATGCCGCCGGTTTCTCCCGGGCGGCGATCTTCGGGATGAGCGAGGGCGGCGCCCAGGCCGTCTACTTCGCGGCCAAGCGGCCCCAGCGCACCCGGGCGCTGATTATCTACGGCTCCTTCGCCTACCTGTCCGGTGGCGGATGGGACGAGGTGCTGGGCGACCCGGAGGCGCTGTCGGCGCACCTGGTCGGCGAGCTGGGCGCGAAGTACACGCCGTCGCTGGAGCAGATCCGGCGGATCCAGGCCTTCGCGCGCGCCGCCCGCTCGCAGTGGGGCAGCGGCGCGAGCGCGATGGCGTTGACACCGTCGGTGCGCTCGCTGCGCCAGCTCGCCATGTTCGAGCGGATGGCTTCGAGCCCCGGAATGGCGCGTGCCACAATGGAATCCAACTTCCACATCGATCTGCGGCCGGTGCTGCCCACGCTCCGCGTGCCCACCCTGGTCGCGCATGCCCGCGGCGACGGCGTGCCGGTGCAGTGCGGCCGGTACCTGGCCGACCACATTCCCGGCGCGAAATACCTCGAGGTCGACGGTGTGGACCACGCGCCGTGGCTGACCGAACCGGACACCATCCTGACCGGGATCGAGGAACTCCTCACCGGCGGCCACGGGGCGGCGCCACCCGCGCACCGGGCCCTGCGCACCGTCCTGTTCACCGATATCGTCTCCTCGACGCAACACGCCGCCACCGCGGGCGATGAGCGGTGGCGGGCGGTCATCGAGCGTTTCGGTGAGATCAACGCCGAGCGCGTGCAGCGGTTCGGGGGCGCCGTCGTCAAGAGCACCGGCGACGGTCACCTCGCGACGTTCGACGGCCCGACGCAGGCCATCCACTGTGCCGAGGCCCTGCACGCGGAAGCCGAAATGCTGGGCTTCGAGATCCGGGTCGGCATCCACACCGGTGAGTGCGAACTGCTGGATGCCGACATCGCCGGCATCGCCGTGCACATCGCCGCCCGGATCATGGGGCAGGCCGGCGCCGGCGAGATCGTCGTCTCCCGCACCGTGCGTGACCTGGTCGTGGGTTCGGGGAAGAGCTTCACCGATCGCGGCAGCGTCGAGTTGCGTGGTGTGCCCGGTAGTTGGCAACTGCTCGCGGTCGACCGGCATGGTGCCCGGTCGGATTCGGCGGAGGCGCACCTGGCGTCGACACCGACGCCCGGGCCGCGGGCCACCATGCACCGCACCGACCGCGCCGTGGAGGTACTGGCGAGGCGCACGCCGTGGATGCTGCGCGGGGTGGCGCGGCTGTCTCCGATATCCGGGCGCGGCCCGAAAACCGGCTGA
- a CDS encoding metal-dependent hydrolase: MTEDRVIHDAADKFAPEEVALRPRNVQFDWSDAPLHWIPGDPYASHSVTALNLFLPVAERWFSKLLSDSLVYVRDEHLREEIVGFIGQEAVHARTHDNVLQEYLRRHGIDPEPFTDQLEWVAGQYERRVEQAEPANRRKALESGCHALCAAEHYTGVLGHWALNNRWDELGADPTLTDLYRWHGAEEVEHRHVSFNVAKYFGMDYVAQALGGVMVSVVFFAMMLRGTKYLVHQDPALPNMRYPRLLWQLRKSGKTGALPTFRYLGASGLTLLRRDYDPVDEGSTAQAVAYLATSPAARATHG, translated from the coding sequence ATGACTGAAGACCGGGTGATCCATGACGCCGCGGACAAGTTCGCCCCCGAGGAAGTCGCCCTGCGCCCCCGCAACGTGCAGTTCGACTGGTCAGACGCGCCGCTGCACTGGATTCCCGGCGACCCGTACGCCTCGCATTCGGTCACCGCGCTGAACCTGTTCCTGCCCGTCGCGGAGCGCTGGTTCAGCAAATTGCTGTCCGACTCGCTGGTCTACGTGCGCGACGAGCACCTGCGTGAGGAGATCGTCGGGTTCATCGGCCAGGAGGCGGTGCACGCCCGCACCCACGACAACGTGCTCCAGGAATACCTGCGCCGGCACGGCATCGACCCGGAGCCCTTCACCGACCAACTGGAATGGGTGGCCGGCCAGTACGAGCGGCGCGTCGAGCAGGCCGAGCCGGCCAACCGGCGCAAGGCACTGGAATCGGGCTGCCACGCCCTGTGCGCGGCCGAGCACTACACCGGCGTGCTGGGGCACTGGGCGCTCAACAACCGCTGGGATGAGCTGGGCGCCGACCCGACCCTGACCGACCTGTACCGCTGGCACGGCGCCGAGGAGGTCGAGCACCGGCACGTCTCGTTCAACGTCGCCAAGTACTTCGGCATGGACTATGTCGCGCAGGCCCTCGGCGGGGTGATGGTCAGCGTGGTCTTCTTCGCCATGATGCTGCGCGGCACCAAGTACCTGGTTCATCAGGACCCGGCGCTGCCGAACATGCGCTACCCGCGGCTGCTGTGGCAGCTGCGCAAGTCCGGTAAGACGGGCGCGCTGCCGACGTTCCGCTACCTGGGCGCCTCCGGGCTGACGCTGCTGCGCCGCGACTACGACCCGGTTGACGAGGGCAGCACCGCCCAGGCCGTCGCGTACCTCGCCACCTCGCCGGCCGCCCGCGCCACCCATGGGTGA
- a CDS encoding PDR/VanB family oxidoreductase → MGDRLTRLLRPYDGQPPPGLYGKSSDLLIRIAGAAVPHFLSVVTRLGGDKELPELPRRTNRRAVVVDARTVVARDPDVVALTLVAADGADLPQWHAGAHIDVHLPSGRTRQYSLCGDPDRPDQFRIAVRQIPGQDGASIEVHGLSVGQVIEVSGPRNAFMMPLPGSGSRSERLRFIAGGIGITPILPMVRLADRLGMDWSLRYTGRHRDSLPFLDELEAFGDRVRVITDDVSGLPAPADLLDDVNAWTAVYACGPPPMMDVVRAAVPDRAELHIERFSPVPVVDGRPFELELAGSGEIISVPADQSALAALLSAKPDVSYSCQQGFCGSCAQQVVAGAVEHRDQLLTDEQRELGQMLLCVSRSAGGRLVLDL, encoded by the coding sequence ATGGGTGACCGGCTGACCCGACTCCTGCGGCCCTATGACGGGCAGCCGCCGCCGGGACTGTACGGGAAGTCCTCGGACCTGCTGATCCGGATTGCCGGCGCGGCGGTCCCGCATTTCCTGTCGGTGGTCACCCGCCTCGGCGGCGACAAGGAGCTCCCGGAGCTCCCGCGCCGGACAAACCGGCGCGCCGTGGTGGTCGACGCCCGCACGGTCGTCGCCCGCGATCCCGATGTCGTCGCGCTGACGCTGGTGGCCGCCGACGGCGCGGACCTGCCACAGTGGCATGCCGGCGCCCACATCGACGTGCACCTGCCGTCCGGGCGGACCCGGCAGTACTCGTTGTGCGGGGACCCTGACCGCCCCGATCAGTTCCGCATCGCGGTGCGCCAGATCCCCGGCCAGGACGGCGCCTCGATCGAAGTGCACGGACTGAGCGTGGGTCAGGTCATCGAGGTCAGCGGACCGCGCAATGCCTTCATGATGCCGCTGCCGGGCTCCGGATCCCGTTCGGAGCGGCTGCGTTTCATCGCCGGCGGTATCGGGATCACCCCGATCCTGCCGATGGTGCGTCTGGCCGACCGCCTGGGCATGGACTGGTCGCTGCGCTACACCGGCAGGCACCGTGACAGCCTGCCGTTCCTCGACGAGCTCGAAGCGTTCGGTGACCGGGTACGGGTGATCACCGACGATGTCTCCGGATTGCCCGCGCCCGCTGACCTTCTCGACGATGTGAACGCGTGGACCGCGGTGTACGCCTGCGGGCCGCCGCCGATGATGGATGTGGTGCGCGCGGCGGTCCCGGACCGCGCCGAACTGCATATCGAGCGCTTCTCGCCGGTGCCGGTCGTCGACGGCCGGCCGTTCGAACTGGAGTTGGCGGGAAGCGGCGAGATCATTTCCGTGCCCGCCGACCAGAGTGCGCTGGCCGCGCTGCTTTCGGCCAAGCCGGACGTGAGTTACTCGTGCCAGCAAGGTTTTTGCGGCAGCTGCGCGCAGCAGGTGGTGGCCGGTGCGGTCGAGCACCGCGACCAGTTACTGACCGATGAGCAGCGCGAGCTCGGGCAGATGCTGCTGTGCGTGTCACGGTCGGCGGGTGGTCGGCTGGTGCTCGACCTCT